The Polyangium mundeleinium genome contains the following window.
GAGGCGCTTTTGCCAGTACGAGAGCGTGGGCCAGCGCGTCGTCACGGCCGCGACGAGGGCGGCGTACGTGTCGTCGGAGAGGTTTTGCGTGTAATACGCGAACTTCGAGAGGCCGTTCGAATCGAGCTCGTAGCGCCCCGAGGTCTCCGGATACAGGCGGAACCCGCTGAACTCCGTCGCCTCCTTGTTGCGGATCTGATACGGGTAGGGCTCGATCCGGACGCGCACCATCGCGATGGTCGCGTCGATGAGCCACCCCGGGCCGTCCTTCGCGATCGAGGGGTCGGCGAGCGCGCGGAGGAGGGGATACGCGGGCGTGCCGGAAGGCACGTCGAGCAATGCGTCGAGCATGGCGGCGGCGAGTGGCGAGACGGGCGTCGGGCCCTTGCCTTCGAGCCAGGCGCGCACCTCGCGAAGGGCCGGCGCGAGCTCGGCAGGGATCGTCATCTGATCCCAAGGGCAATGAGGCGCCCAGGCGGCCCACGCCGTCCGCACGGCCTGCCACGGATCGGCCGCGAGCTCCTCGGCCGTCGGTCGGAGGACCCCTTTGCGATGGGGCACGTGCAAATTCGGACGAATGTCCTCGAGTCGAGGGGCGTCGATGATGACGGGCGCCGCGGGCAGAGGCGCCTGCGGGGGTTCGTCCGCGGAGGCCTGCGGGGCGCTCGCCGCTTTCGGGGCCGGGGCAGGCGTCGCGCTCGGCGCGGCGGGAGCGGCGGCGGCCACAGCGGCTTTTTTGGGGGCCGGGGCCGGCGCCGCCGATGCGTCCGGGGCCGCGACCTCGACGTAGCCCTTTTTGGTCTTCTCGGCGACGAGCTTGTCGTGCTCGGCCTGGGCCTTCGAATCGCTCGGAAAATCCTTGACCTGGCTTTGACCGGCGGTGCCGATCTTGCCCCACTGGATCGAGAGCTGCGAGCCATCTCGCTCGATCTGCCAGAACTTCTTCGAGGACCCATCGACGAACTCGAACCGACGCATGGCGCGGGAGGCTACCACGCGCCCGGCGAGCGATGGTAGAACCTCCATGATGCGCCGCCTCGCGAACGTCGCCTTTGCCCTCGCCCTCGCCCTCGGCACGTTCTCGGGAGGGGCCGCGCGCGCAGACGCCCCCGCGAAGCCCGCTGCGGCGATGTTCGACGACGAGGCGCTCGAAAAGGACGTCGAGGCGCTTTATGCCGCGGGGAAATATGGAGAGGCGCTCGCGGCGGCGCAGAAGCTCGTCGCGCTCCGCGAGCAGAAGTACGGAAAAGAGCACGCGAAGACGGGCTCGGCGCTCTCCGATCTCGGCGGAATGTACCTCGCGACGGGCGATTACCCGAAGGCGGAGAGTTTTTTGCGCCGCGCGGTCGAGATCCTGGAGGTGTCGAAGGGATCGGACGATTTGCTCGCCACGGCGCTCAGCAACCTCGGCACCATGCTCAAGAAGAAGGGCGATTCGAAGGGCGCCGAGAAGCTCTACGAGCGCGCCGTCGCCCTCGAAGAGAAGGGCGGCGCGCCGCGCGAATCGGCCCTCGGGACGGTGCTCGCGAATCTCGCCGGGCTTTACATGGCGACCGGGAGGCTCCCTCAGGCCGAGAAGGTGTTTCTTCGGGCCATTGCGATTCACGAGAAGGCCGGTCCCGAGCGTTCGCTCTTGAACGACCTCGGCAGCCTCGGCGCGTTGTATCGCGGCATGGGCCGCTACGACAAAGCCGCCGACCAGTACAACCGCGCCCTGCCGCTCGCGGCGCGTGTGCACGGGACGAACCACCCCGACGTGGGCCGGTTGCATCACAACATCGCGGTGTTCCTGACGGGGTCGAACCAGAAGGATCTCGCCGAGGAGCATTATCGAAACGCCGAGGCGATCCTCACGAGGACGCTCGGGCCCCGGCACCCCGATCTCGCCACGGTCTACAGCGATTGGGCGCTCCTGCGGACGCGGAGCGATTGGAAACAGGCCACCGAACTCTACGAGAAGTCGCTCGATATCGAGGAGCAATGGCTGGAGAACGCGCTCGTCGGTGGCACGGAGGAGGACAAGACGCTGTACGCGACGCGGCTCGAGACGGTCATGGATCGCGTCGTCTCGTTCGAATACGGGGGTGATGGCAGGGGTCGGCCGGAGGTCGTGCGTCTCGCGCTCGGCGCGGTGCTGCGCAACAAGGCGCGCGTGCTCGAAGCGTCGGCCGCACACATGGGCGCGCTGCGCGAGCGCATGAGCCCCGAGGACCGCACCTTGCTGGACGAGCTCGCCCGGGTGCGCGGCGCCTATGCGGCCGCCATGACGCGGGGGCCGCGCGGAATGACCGTGGCCGAGCACAACGCCGAGACGGATCGGCTCCGCGCGGAGGCGGACGCGATCGAGGCTCGGATCGCCGAGCACAGCGCGGGCTATCGTCGCGGCCGGGCGAAGGTGACGATCGAGGCCGTCGCCGCCCGCATCCCGAAAGACGCGGTGCTGATGGAATTCGTCCGGTACCAGCCGCGCAGCACGCATTTCTACAGCGCAGCGAGCGAGAGGCTCGGTCCACCGAAATACATGGTCTACGTGCTCTGGCCGGACGGCGGGGTCTGGCACCATCAGATGAGCGTCGACGCCGTCGAGATCGACCGGAAGGTCGATATCATCCGCAGGGGGTTGCAAGATCCGAGCGCGCGGTCGAGCGACACCGGGACGCAGCTCGCATTGTTGCACGACGTCGTCTTCGGGCAGGTCGGCGCAAGGCTCGGCCAAGTGAAGCACGTCTTGATCTCGCCCGACGCGGCGCTCGCGCTGGTGCCATTCGGCGCGCTCATCGATCGGGAGAACAAGTTTCTGATCTCCAAGTATTCGTTCACCTACCTCTCGACCGGGCGTGATTTGCTCCGGCTCGGCGCGGGCGGGGCGCGGCGGTCTGCGCCGCTGCTCGTGGCGAACCCCGATTACGATGCGCCCGGCGAGGCGGGGGCGACGGCGCTGCCGGACGCGCCCAAAGGCTCGTTGCCCACGATTGCACGGGTGAAATTCTCGCCACTCCCGGGCACCGCGGAGGAGGCAGATGCCATTCGACGCCTCATGCCCGATCCGTCGGTGCGACTCGAACGCGTCGCCACGGAGACGGCGCTGAAGCAGGTCTCCTCGCCGCGCATCCTGCACGTCGCGACGCATGGGTTTTTCCTGGGCAGCGACGGGAAAGCAGGGCAGGGGAAGGCACGCGGACTCGAACTCGAAGTGCCGCCCGCGAGCCTGCCGCAGGTCGCGTCGGAGGTGGAGGGGCGCAAGCTGCCGGTGCCGCATCCGATGTTTCTTTCGGGCATTGCGCTCGCCGGCGCGAACGTGCGCAAAGGGCAGGCGGACGACGGGATCCTCACGGCGTACGAGGCCTCGTCGCTCGATCTCACGGGCACGGAGCTCGTGGTGTTGAGCGCGTGCGAGACGGGCCTCGGCGAGCGGGCCGGGAGCGAAGGCGTGCGGGGGCTGCGCCGCGCGCTCGTGCTCGCGGGATCCGAGACGCAGGTGATGAGCCTGTGGCAGGTCGACGACGAGGCGACGCGCGACCTCATGACGAGCTACTACCAAAAGCTCTTCCGTGAAGGAAAAGGGCGCGCCGAGGCAATGCGAGAATCGCAGCTTGGTCTGCTCCAGCGGCCGGAATACAACCACCCGTACTACTGGGCGAGCTTCATCGTGTCCGGCGCGTGGGGCCCGCTGGAAGGCGTCACGCGCGCGAAGGAAAATGCCACGTCGGCGGCGCGTGGCGTTGTTCCGCCAGGCGGGGCGCGGGGCTGCGGCTGCGAGGTCAGAGGGGCGAACGAGGGCACGCAGGCGGCCTGGGGCGGGGTCGTGGCGCTCGTCGTGCTCGCGGCCGCGCGCCGCATTCGTGTGGCTCGCGCGCGAGGACAGGGATAAGCTCGGCCCCATGTCGCGAAGGCTCTCCGGCATGGGAGACGTCGATCCCCTCGCCGTACCCCTCCCGCATGGGACGGAGGTGACGACCCGCGTGGATCGGACGCTTGGCGAGCGTCTGGTCCCGCAAGGCGCGCTCGGACGTGTGGTCGGATCCGGCCGGGGGGTTTGGGGGCACAGCTCGGTCGAGCCGAGCGGAGCCCCCAACGTCGAACGGGAGTTCTTCGATGTCCTCGTCGTCGGCGTGGGGACGGTGCGGTATTCACGCGAGGAGCTCGTGCCGCGCAAGGTTGGCCAGGTGCGGTATGCGCGGCGGCGCGAGGACGCGTGGTCGGCGCTGCTGCCTTGTGTGGTGGTCGACGCGGTCGTCGGTTCGAGGACGTGGGGTTTGTCGGACGAGACCTCGGACGAGGATCGGCGCGGCGTGTTCGTCTTGCCGTTCCCGTTCACGACCGGGCTCGTCGAGCCGCCCCAGGACCTCGTGTCCGAGGACGGGAGCCGCACGTATTGGGAGATGGGAAAGGCGATCCGGCAGGCGCTGCGGGCCGATCCGAACACGCTGGAGATGCTGTTCGCGGCCGCGTCGCAGCCGGCGAGCGAGAAGGATCCGATGGGCCGCTGGCTCGTCGAGGCGCGTGACGCGTTCGTCTCGGTGGAGATCCACGCGAGCTTCGGGCGGTACGCGCTCTCGCAGCTCTCGCGTTTGTCGCACGATACGCGCCTCGCCGAGCATCGCGCGATCGTGCTCGGCTGGCTGCGCGAGGATCCGACGCTCGGGCTCGACGAGGCGGCGGCGCGGCTCGCGAAGGAGACGCACATCGTGGCCCCGACGCCCGAGGACGCGCTTCTGCGCGCGCGCGAGTACCTGAAGCAGCTTTACCGATCGATGGCCGATCAGGGCTTGCTCGAAGGGCGCGAGTGGACGGCGCTCGCCGCGTACGCGCGCGCGGGCGAGAGCGCGCTCCTGCCTTCGCCGCGCGAGCTCCGGCCGAAGAATGCCTACAACCTGGTGCGCCTCATCGATCTGTCGATCCGATGGCTCCGGACGGGCGAGCCGGAGCTTTGCGTGCGCGACGAGCTCAGGCCCGTGCTGCTCGACATCAAGAAGGGGCGCGTACCGCTCGCGGATGTGATCACGCTGGCGGAGTCGCTCACGCCGGAGCTCGAAGCGGCGCGGCGGGAGAGCAAGCTGCCGCGGCGCGCGGACGTGCGGCGGGCCGAGGCCGCGCTGCGAAGGATCCGCGAAGAGGCTGCGCGGAGGTTTTTCGAGGGCAGGGAAGGGCCCTTCGGCAAGGACGCGGCGCCCGCACCGGAGGCGCGCTGGGACGAATGAGGGATCAATGACGAACGAGAAGGGCCGAGAGGCGATCGAGCTCGTGATGCAATTCGACGTCCTGCCCGACGGGCAAGCCAAGGTGGCCCGCGGCGTCCTGGAGGAAGAGGGCAAGGCCCGCGAGCACATCGTCGTCCTGCTGAGCGGCGCGCACGCGTATGGGTTCGCCTCGCCCGACAGTGATCTCGATTTGAAGGCGGTGCACGTGGTGCCGACGTCGCTGCTCGTGGGCCTCGACATGGCGCCGGGCGCGCGGGACCGCATGGAGGTGATCGAGGGGGTGGAGATCGATTACACCTCGAACGAGGTCGGCCCCGTGCTCGCCGGGGTCCTCGGGGGAAATGGCAATTACGTGGAGCGGCTCCTCGGCGCGCCCGCGCTCGTGGCGAGCCCGCTGCTCGAAGGGCTGCGCCCGCTCGTGCGCGCGGCGCTGTCGCGGCGCGTGTACCGGCATTACGCGGGGTTTGCCCAGAATCAGCGCAAGGCGGCCGAGGAGGAGGGCGGCACGACGGCGAAGCGCGTGCTCTACGTGCTGCGCACGGCGCTCACGGGGACGCACCTGCTCCGCGCAGGCGAGGTGGTGACGGACGTGGCCCGGCTGTTCCCCGAATACGGCTTCGAGGAGGCGAGCGAGCTCGTGACCATGAAGCGCGCGGGCGAGAAGACGAAGCTCTCGACGCGGGAGGTGAAGCGATTCCGCGCGTGCCTCGATCGGGCGATGCGCCTGCTCGAAGGGGCGCGCGAACCCTCGGTCCTGCCGGAGAAGCCGTCGGACGAGGCGTTCCGCGCGCTCTCGGGGTGGCTCATCGCGCTTCGCAAACAGCGGTTTTGAGGCGTCTCAGCCGCGGCCCTTTCCCATCCGCACGAGCCGCCCCGGCCGCGCCCCCGTGAGCCGCCCGTTCTCCACGATGACCTCGCCGGCCACGAGCGTCGCCACGTAGCCCTCCACCTGCTGCATGAGGCGCTGCCCCCCGGCCGGCAGGTCGCGCTGCATGAAGGGGGACCCGAGGCGCAGGTTGTCGAAATCGACGATGTTGATGTCCGCCCGTTG
Protein-coding sequences here:
- a CDS encoding DNA polymerase beta superfamily protein, with translation MSRRLSGMGDVDPLAVPLPHGTEVTTRVDRTLGERLVPQGALGRVVGSGRGVWGHSSVEPSGAPNVEREFFDVLVVGVGTVRYSREELVPRKVGQVRYARRREDAWSALLPCVVVDAVVGSRTWGLSDETSDEDRRGVFVLPFPFTTGLVEPPQDLVSEDGSRTYWEMGKAIRQALRADPNTLEMLFAAASQPASEKDPMGRWLVEARDAFVSVEIHASFGRYALSQLSRLSHDTRLAEHRAIVLGWLREDPTLGLDEAAARLAKETHIVAPTPEDALLRAREYLKQLYRSMADQGLLEGREWTALAAYARAGESALLPSPRELRPKNAYNLVRLIDLSIRWLRTGEPELCVRDELRPVLLDIKKGRVPLADVITLAESLTPELEAARRESKLPRRADVRRAEAALRRIREEAARRFFEGREGPFGKDAAPAPEARWDE
- a CDS encoding CHAT domain-containing tetratricopeptide repeat protein, with the protein product MMRRLANVAFALALALGTFSGGAARADAPAKPAAAMFDDEALEKDVEALYAAGKYGEALAAAQKLVALREQKYGKEHAKTGSALSDLGGMYLATGDYPKAESFLRRAVEILEVSKGSDDLLATALSNLGTMLKKKGDSKGAEKLYERAVALEEKGGAPRESALGTVLANLAGLYMATGRLPQAEKVFLRAIAIHEKAGPERSLLNDLGSLGALYRGMGRYDKAADQYNRALPLAARVHGTNHPDVGRLHHNIAVFLTGSNQKDLAEEHYRNAEAILTRTLGPRHPDLATVYSDWALLRTRSDWKQATELYEKSLDIEEQWLENALVGGTEEDKTLYATRLETVMDRVVSFEYGGDGRGRPEVVRLALGAVLRNKARVLEASAAHMGALRERMSPEDRTLLDELARVRGAYAAAMTRGPRGMTVAEHNAETDRLRAEADAIEARIAEHSAGYRRGRAKVTIEAVAARIPKDAVLMEFVRYQPRSTHFYSAASERLGPPKYMVYVLWPDGGVWHHQMSVDAVEIDRKVDIIRRGLQDPSARSSDTGTQLALLHDVVFGQVGARLGQVKHVLISPDAALALVPFGALIDRENKFLISKYSFTYLSTGRDLLRLGAGGARRSAPLLVANPDYDAPGEAGATALPDAPKGSLPTIARVKFSPLPGTAEEADAIRRLMPDPSVRLERVATETALKQVSSPRILHVATHGFFLGSDGKAGQGKARGLELEVPPASLPQVASEVEGRKLPVPHPMFLSGIALAGANVRKGQADDGILTAYEASSLDLTGTELVVLSACETGLGERAGSEGVRGLRRALVLAGSETQVMSLWQVDDEATRDLMTSYYQKLFREGKGRAEAMRESQLGLLQRPEYNHPYYWASFIVSGAWGPLEGVTRAKENATSAARGVVPPGGARGCGCEVRGANEGTQAAWGGVVALVVLAAARRIRVARARGQG
- a CDS encoding nucleotidyltransferase domain-containing protein, translating into MTNEKGREAIELVMQFDVLPDGQAKVARGVLEEEGKAREHIVVLLSGAHAYGFASPDSDLDLKAVHVVPTSLLVGLDMAPGARDRMEVIEGVEIDYTSNEVGPVLAGVLGGNGNYVERLLGAPALVASPLLEGLRPLVRAALSRRVYRHYAGFAQNQRKAAEEEGGTTAKRVLYVLRTALTGTHLLRAGEVVTDVARLFPEYGFEEASELVTMKRAGEKTKLSTREVKRFRACLDRAMRLLEGAREPSVLPEKPSDEAFRALSGWLIALRKQRF